CAAATCGCGCCCGGCGACGCCGAGAAACAGCAAGAGAGGCAGAGCAAGTCTCAGTCTATTCGGTGATGAAAACTCAATCACAGGCAGGGCGGCCAGGATGTAGACGGCCGGCAGAATGGTAATGCTATGTCCTAAACTGGCCGGCGGCGTGCTGGCAAACGCAGGCGCGAGTCCGCCTGCCAGCCAGATGAGCAGGAAGGCATAACGCGGGTCGCGCCAGCGCCAGAGGCAAATGATCAGGCCGCCCACAAAAAAATAGAAGCCAATCAGGTTGAACACAGGCCGCCCCGGAATGTTATACAGAGCTTCGGGGTCGCCGGTGTTGCCAAACATGGCCGCTGTCGCCAGGACATTTTGAAAAAAGGGTTGAGGGTCGCCGGCGCGCAAAGCCGTAAGCGGCCCGCCTACCACGCTCACGCGCTCGGCCCGGCCCGCAATGGCTGAAGCCAGCGGCAGGTATAGCGCCGCCGAAATCGCAAACGCGATGGCAACCGGCCTCCAGTGCTGACGCGTGAGCGCAAGGCAGATGCCAAAGCCGAAGACGATGATAAAAAGCGAGGTAGCAGCGAGATAGGTGTAAAGCGCGAGCGCCAGGAAGAAGCCAGCCAGAGCAGAGGCTGAAAGTTGGAGGGCGGAGGGCGAAGGGCGGCGAACGCTCGTGAACAGAAATGAGAAAGCAAGCAAAGCAAACGGCAGTTCGCCGATGTGGCGAATTTTGACGCGGCTGTACATGAGCGCCCAGAACGAAACGGCCAGCAGGAGGGCGACAAAGAGAGCAAAGCGCCCGCCGAACAACTGGCGGCTGAGGCGATAGGTGGCAACGACAGTGAGCAGGCCAAAGAAAACAGAAACCAACCGCACGCTGAACAAACTATCGCCTGCCAGCCAAACCCACAGCGCCGAAATGTAGTGATAGAGCGGCTCGTGGCCTTCGGCTTGAATGAAGTACAAGGGGCGCTCGCCCTCAATCACCAGCCGGGCGTGAACGGTCGTCTCCAGCACTTCGTCGTCGCGCCAGCCGGGCGGAACGTCGTCGAGGCGGCGCGACTCGCGGCCCGGCAGCGGGGCGTCCTTCACGCGTTGCTGGAACAATTCCGCGGCATCCCGAAGCCAGGGGGCGTACACGTGCGCGAGCGCCGCGTTCACCGCCTCCTGGTCGACGTATTCGCCCGGCGGAGCATTGCCCGGAATGGCAAGTTGATGAATCTGGAGGATGATGTCGCCTGTTTTCCAGTCCCAAGAGGGCGCTTCGAGCGAGTCGCGCTGAAGAAGGATTGTGCCGTCTGAGTTAAGAGTGTGAGTAAACAGATTGAGGTCGGTCTTGAAAGTAGGCGGGTGCATCGGGCCGAGGCGGGCCGGGTCGGTCACCCGCCACACGGTCGTCATCTCAGCCATGTCGCCGGGGTGATACGAGTCGGCTGACCAGTGAGAGTCGAGCAGTTGAATGGCATCGCCAAAGTTGACCTCCCCCCTCCGCCCCCCCTCTCCCGAAATGAAACAACATATTTCGGGAGAGGGGAGAATGTTCAGTCGGTAAAACGTAAAGAAAGGGTCGAGGTCGTTTGGGCGAAGGGGAATCGTTTGCAGAGGTTGGACAAGGCGGGCAAATTCAGGGTGAGGCGGTGTGGAGGCAGGAACGATGAGCTTGAAATCCGAGTTAGCAGGAATGAGCAGGGCCAACCGGGCATCCACCCAGCGCGTTTCGTGGGAGGTGATCAGTTCGGCAATGTACGGGTCGTGCGGGGCGGAAGGATAAACCGTCGAGAGGACGGTTGGGCCGTCTACCGTTTTGAGGGCGGCGATGAGGGTAGATTGGTAGGCGGCGCGAACGTCGGGCGACTGAGACCAGATGAAGAAGTAGTCTCGAACGGTGGAAATGAGCAATGAAACAATGAACAATGAAACAATGACGACGGACGATGGACGATGGACGATATGTTGACCGCCGATCAACTCCGTGAGGCGTGAGAGGGCCAGTGCTGGCAAGATGTAGAGGATCGGTTGCGTGCCGATGATGCGGGTAGTCAGGGCTTCGGGGCCGGTGACGAAGGCCGGCGCGAGGCCGAGGCCGAGCCAGAGAAGGAGAAGCACAGAGACAAGGAGACTGGGAGAAGGGGTGATAAGGTGACGAGGTGACAGGGTGATGGGATGACGAAGTATAGAGAAAATGATGATTAGAAGGCCGGCAAGGAAGAGCAGGAATGTAACCGGGTCGAAGAGGGGTTTGCCGGGGATGGTGTAGGCGAGGAAGTGATCACCGTGGCCGGGCAGGAAGAAGGCGAGGAGGGTTTCGCGGGCGTTGGCGAAGAAGCGTGAGGGGTCGCCATTTTGCAGAGCAGTGAGCGGCTCGGAGAGCATGGCGATTCGCTGTTCGGCTTCGGGGTGTTGGAAAAGATAGATGAAGAGCGGTGAGGCGAGAGCGAGAGCCAGAAAGAGGGAAAGAAGGACATATTGCGTATTTCGTATTGCGTGTTTTATAAAACGCAAAACATCAAGTAATAAGCTCAAAAGATAGTCTTTCTTCGCGCCTTCACGGTTCATTCCTTTCCGGGCGGCGAGAAAAGCAGTGAGCGGAAATATGAGCCACAGAGCACGAGCCGGAATGTAAGTGTAGAGGCTGGCGGCCAACACCAGACCTAACCCAATAACCAATAACCACTTTTTTTTCTCAGCGTTCTCTGCGCGCTCTGTGGTGATTTTTTGTAGCTGCAAAAACAGCGACACTGCCAGCGCCATCTCGCCCGGCAACATGGCCGAGCGCAATGCCTGGCGGCTGGTGGTCAGCGGCCAGAACGAGACGGCCATGAGGGCCAGCGCCAGCAAAGCAGTTCGGCGATCAAAGGCCAGGCGGGCGGCGCGGTAGGTGGAGGCCAGGGCCAGGGTTCCCCAGCAAATGGCGGCGAAACGAAGCGTAAACGGCGCAGCTCCCAGGCCGATCACCAACCCGGCGTTCACGTAATCAAATAGCGGCTCACGTCCGTAGCCAACGGTGAAATAAATGGGCGCAACGCCTTTGAGAATGTGAGCGGCGTCGTGGCCGTGCGCGGCTTCGTCGTGGGTCAGGCCGGGCGGCACGGCGGTGAGTTGCCAGGCGCGGAGCGCAAAGGCAACAACAAGAAACACGAGAGGGCGACTCTTTTTGGCGAACATCACTTTTGGACGACGAAGGTTCCCAACGTCAACACGCCGTCCACCGCCATTTCGCCGTTCGCCGTTTGAGCCGCCAGCCGGTTCAGGCTGGCCGAGTCGTACATCCCAACTTTGATCGTGTACTGGCCCGGCTGAAGGTCGGCGGGCAACCCAAGAGCGTGTTCGTCCACAATGCCTTCGCCTGCCTGCCAGACCTGAGTCGAGTACAAGCCGCCTCGCGGGCGGCTGTCGGCTCCGAAAACAAATTGGCCGGAAGCGTCGAAGACGTGAACGAAGATCACGCCATCTTCGGTCATTGGCCCGCCTGACTGCCAGTAAAGAGTCAGAGTTAGAGTATTGAGTTGAGTCTGATAGGCCACAAGCGTCGCCGGGCCAACTTTGGCGTTGACGGGTTGCGCTTCAGCCGGAACGGCCAGCGGTTCGGCTGTGGTGGCGGCAATGAGTTGAGTCTTCAACACACCATCGGGCGACGAAACAGGCAGGCGCTCGCCAGTGTCCGGGTCGTATAAGCCGAGCCAGATTTGGGCCGAGAAGGGTGTGGGCAAATCGTCGGGCGGGATGATGAGGAAGCGATCAATGATGATGTCGCCCGGTTTCCAGCGTGATGTTTGATAATACGGGAATCCGGTTTGGCCGGCGATGTTATCCCCTTGCGTCCACTTCTGCCCGTTCCCGTCAATCACCTGCACCAGCGTTTTGTAGTTGCGATCAAAGGATCCGTTCGCCTGCCAGTACACCGGAACCCAGTAAGGCACGCCAGGTTGCAGGGTGGGCAAAGAGTCCGGGACGTAAACAGTGGCGGCCCCCACGTCGCCAATGGCATGGTAGCCGGGCGGCAGGGCGCGGGCGAGCGGCGGGCGCGGCAGGAGTCCGGTCAGTGTGTCCAAACCCCACATGATGAGGGCCGCGACGAGCAATGGCGGGGCAATCTTTTTATATTGCCGCCACTCGCTCAACAAGGTTGAGAGGGCCGCCCCGGCCAGCACGATGAGGGGCGGAACCATTGGCACGCGCAGTCGCGAGAGCACTGCGCCGAGACACATGCCCAGCGCCAGCATGAGCGCCGTTGCAAACAACATCCAGCTCGCAGCGGAGCGGCGCTGAAACCACAGCCCGGCCAGCGCCAGCCCGCCCACCAGACTGAAGCCAACCGGGATGGCGGCCAGCAGGGGCGAGTAAGTTTGCGCTTCGTAGAAGCTGACGTTGTTAGCCACTTCGGCATTCGCCCAGGCCAGGGCAAACTTGCGGCCCAGCAATTGCGCCCACCGTCCCGGATCACCCCGAATGTCTTCGAGCGCGGCGGGGATGTAGTCGGTTCGGCCCAGACGCAGGTCGGCGCGAAAGGCCAACCACGACAGGTTGCTCTCGCCGATTCCGGCGGCGGTGCGGCTGTTGCCGACGAAAAAGTTGACGGGGCCGCTGGTGGAGATGAGCGAGAAACTGCGATTGAAGTGATAGTTCCACAAACTATACGGGGCAATAGCAATCGCCGAGACGACCGTCAGCCCGATTGCCAGCGGCAGACTGCGCCGCCAATCCTTCCAGACCAGCCACAGCGCGCCGACCGGAGCGACGAGGAGCATAAGGGGGTGCATCCCGGCGCTGAGGCCGATGAGCAGGCCGCCCACGACAACCCAGAGCCACCCTTTGGTTTCGGCCAATTTGTGGAAGGCGACCAAACAGGCCATGCACAGCAAAACCGTCGGGCTGGCCGTGAGAATGGAGAGATCGTAGAAGATGAAAACGGGGTAGACGGCGTAAAGCGCGCCCGCGATCCAGGCCGCCCGCTGGCCAAAAAGTTTACGAGTCAGCCAGAAGCACAACAGCACGCCCAGCGCGCCTGCAACTGCCTGGGCGGCGCGAACGTTGTAAAGACTCGGCCCAACCAGCAGGTGGAGGCCGGCCAGATAGAAAGGGTAAGCTGGTTGGAAATAAAAAGCGGTGCTGGGCCAGGTTCCGGCCAGAAGGCCCTGCGCCTGTTGTTCATAGACCAGGTTGTCGTCGCCAACCTGCAGATCATAAAAATACGGATCGTTGGCGGCAAAGTGAGTGAGAACAATGAAGCGCAGAACAATGGCCAGAAGGTAGAGGCTGAGAGGATAGAATGATTTTAGCGAACGGGGCATGAGTTTCCGGCAAACCTTTGCAAAGACGGCTGGGCAAAGTATACCGGAAACTCCAATCTTCCTTATGAAGTGAACTCCCCAACCTTTTCGCCGTTCACCCAGACGGTGTATGCGCCGGTTGGGAAACTGCCCAGCGGGATGCTCTCTTCAAACGGTTGTGTCATCGCCGCGCAAACCGCGTAAGGATCAGCCAGCGAATATACATCCAACTGAATCTGATTCTGGCCGTCCGGGCCGGAAACCTTCACCCGCAGTTCGTGGCACGGCGAGGGCAGTGAACCCGTCAAGTGAACGACGATCTGCACCGGAAAACTTTCCAACTGCAACAACTCATTGGAGTCAATGAAGACCGGGCTACGCTGCAGAGCCTCGTCGCCGGAGCGCGGGGCAAACGGGGACTCCGCCCCCTGCGGGGGAAGCGGCTCGATGCTGCCCGGTTCATTGCTGACTGGCTCATCGGGCGGCGGGGTGGCTGTGATTGGCGGCAATGGGCTTGGTTCTACGGGGGTAGCCGCCGCCCCGCCGCAGGCGGCCAAACCGAGGGCGCTGATCAGGATAACAAAGAGTGTCTTTCGTATCATGCGTAATCTCCGTTTGAATATTAAACCTTATCGAGAATAACATTATGACGCTCCCCAACCGCGAGGACGCGGGCTATGAGCTTTTCCGATAAAGTCTATTGAACTTGGCCTCTGGACGAGCCGCGCCACAAGATTGTTCCGCCTGACATTGTTCAGTGAAAACTTTCCGGCTTTGGCGGGAAAACCCTGCCAGAGCCGGAAGAGCTAACTTTCCCAAGCAGAAGTGAAAAGTGAAACGTTAAAACTGGAACTTTTGTGCTATATTGCAAATGTCGCAGGTTTTCAATCAAAGGAGAACATTCTCATGAATGATTCGTTAGCCATCAAAACCGAGTCGTTGGGCCGTGTCTACAAGATTCGCGGCGCCAAAAAAGAGGAGCCAAAAAAACGCGTGGCCCTGGCCGATGTCAATTTGGAAGTTCGGAGCGGCGAGTTCTTTGGTTTGCTGGGGCCGAACGGCGCCGGCAAGACGACGTTGATCAAAATCCTCACCACCCTCCTCGCCCCTTCCAGTGGCCGGGCGCTGGTGGCCGGGCACGACGTGGCGAAACAGCCGCACGAAGTCCGGCCCCGCATCAACATGGTCAGCGGCGGCGAGTCGTCAGGCTACGGCCTGCTCACCGTGCGCGAGAACCTGTGGATGTTCGGCCAGTTCTACGGGCTGGATAACAAAACGTCGCTTCAGCGCATTGACAAAATGCTGGAGATCGTCGGCCTGAAGGATCGGGCCAACACCAAGTCGTCCGACCTCTCCACCGGCCTGCGCCAGAAGATGAACATTGTGCGCGGCTTCATCACCAACCCGGAAGTGATCTTCCTCGACGAGCCGACGCTGGGTCTGGACGTGAGCGCCAGCCGCGAAGTACGCAACTTTGTGCGCAAGTGGGTGGCCGAGCAACCCAACCGCACCATGCTCCTCACCACGCATTACATGGCCGAAGCCGACGAATTGTGCGACCGGGTGGCCATCATCAACGCCGGAAAGGTGCTGGCCTGCGACTCGCCATCCAACCTCAAGAAGCGGCTTCAGCGCGACGCCATCTTTCATCTTGATGTCAGCCCGCTTCGCAACGGGGCGCTGGGCGCGTTCAAATCTTTGCCCGGCGTGCGGAACGTAGTGCACAACGCGCTGGACGGCAAATCGGAACTGCAACTCATGCTCGAAGCCGACGACGCGCTTAGCAACGTGATCGGGGCGCTCACCTCGCACGGCGCGCACATCCTGAATCTCGTTAAGCGCGAACCGACGCTTGAGGATGTGTTTGTGGACCTGGTGGGCCTGAGCATGGCCGAAGCGGAGAAAGTGACCGGATGACAACCTTGCCACTAACTTCACCCAAACCCGATCGCGGCTGGCGGCTCTTCCTCCGCACCATCATCGCCCGGTCGTACCCGCGCATCATCGGCCAGCAACGCGAGAAGGCCTGGATCTTCTTCGAGACCTTTCTGCCGTTCGTGGCAACTGCCGGCTACGTTTACGTCTATCGCGCCATTCAAGCGCCCGAAGACTACATCGGCTTCGCCGTCGTCGGCGGGGCCATGACCGCCTTCTGGCTCAACGTCATGTGGAGCATGTCGGCCCAGATGTACTGGGAAAAAGAGACGGGCAACCTGGCGCTCTACATCATGGCCCCCAATTCGTTGATGGCGATTCTGCTGGGGATGGCGATGGGCGGCTTGTTCGCCACCACCCTCCGGGCCGCCGTCATTCTGGTTCTGGGAACGTGGTTCTTCCACGTCCCGTTTGCCGTCTCCAACTTCCTGCAACTCTTCGCCGTGTTCGTGCTGACAATGACGGCCCTCTACGGCCTCGGCATGTTGTTTGCCTCGCTGTTCCTGCTCTTCGGGCGCGACGCCTGGCAGATGACCAACATGCTTCAGGAGCCGGTCTATCTGTTCTCCGGTTTTTACTTTCCGGTCAAGAGCTTCGGCTTTGCCGTCGCCCTCACCGCCTCAATTCTGCCGCTCACACTCGGCATAGACGCCATGCGCCAGCTTATCTTCGCCAGCGGCCCCACACTTGGCTTTCTCTCGGTTCCCATTGAGATCGGGGCGCTGGTCGTCCTCGCCATCGCCTTCATCGTCGCCGCCAGGTACTGGCTCAACCGGATGGAGAGGCTGGCGGTGCAGGAGGGGACGTTGACGGATAGGAGACGATAATATGTTAAAAACCTTCTCTCGTTCCTTCATTCCCGCCGCCTGGCTCGGCTGGCAGATCGAATCGAACTGGACCGACCCGTTTGTGTTCTTCGTCTTCTCGATTCTCAAACCGGTTGCCAGCGTGATGATTCTGGTGTTCATGTACAACATCGTCTCGCCTGCCGGCAACGATGCGCCCATCTACGCCTACATTTATCTGGGCAATGCGTTTTACATCTACGTGGGCGCGGTGATGGCCGGGGCTTCGTATTCGGTGCTGGATGACCGTGAACGCTATCGCACGCTCAAGTACATTTACGTCGCGCCGATCAACATTCCGGTTTATCTGCTGGGCCGGGCCGTGGCCCGCTTCATCACCGGCAGTATCGCCGTGATCATCACCATCGCCGCCGGCGTGATCTTTTTCAAAGTGCCGATCAACTTCGCCATTGTGGACTGGCCGGTATTTCTGGCGGCGCTGGCGCTGGGGGTGGCCTGCCTGACTTTCATGGGCATCACCCTCGGTGCGTGGACGATGACGGTGCGCACCGAGCCCTGGTTCCTGGGCGAAGCCATCGCCGCCGCCCTTTACCTGTTCAGCGGCGCGATCTTTCCGATCACGATCCTGCCAACCTTTCTTCAGCCGATTGGCTTTGCCATGCCAATGACATACTGGTTGGAACTTCTGCGCCGGGCGTTGTTGGGTTCCGGGGCCGCCGCCTTTCCGACCCTGGCCGGATTCTCCAACCTCCAGCTTTTCGGCGCCCTCGGCGGCCTCACGCTCGTCTTTAGCCTGGTGTCCACGTTTGCCTATCGCTATTTTGATCAAGTCGCTCGCGACAACGGCATGATTGACGCTCAGAGCAATTTCTAACTGTAGGGGTAGGTCTCTAAGACCTGCCCTTACAGCCCCACCACATTCCCATCACCACCGCCGCCAACGTCCGCCCCGGCGACAGGCTCCACAAAAAATGATCGAACATTGCCATTACCATCAGCCCGACCATGATGGCCGATAGAGCCGCAAAGACAACTTCGCCGCGCCGCCGCCAGGCCTGCCATAGAATCATGCTGCCCAGGGCCACGACGGCCAAACCGCCGCCAGCGCCAGTCTCGGCCAGGGCCAACAACAAAACATTATGAGCCGGCTCGGGCGCAAGATTCCGAAACATCACCAGAGCCGGCAGAAATGCGCCCGCCCCCACCCCGTTGATCGGATTCCACTTGAATAAGGTGAGCGCCGCGTCGTTCAACTGTTGGCGGGTTGTGATAGAGATGGTTTCTTCGCGGGAAGCGTCACTGGCCGTGAGACGGGTGATGAACAAGGGGCCGAGAGCGGCCACAAGCGTTGCGCTCACCAAAGCTAACACGGCAAGGACAATCGCGGCGCGGCGGCGCAAGTTTGAGGGCAGTAGAAATATCAGGCTTGCCATTGCCGCCCCACAGGCCAGCCAGCCCGCGCGCGAGAAGGTGAGACACAGCGCGCCCGCGCCGAAAGCCAGCGGCCACAACCAGCGTTTGCGACCGGTTTGAATGTAGCCCATCAGCGGCCCGGCCAGCGTCACCAGCAAATAACCAGCCAGCAAATTGGGATGCGGCAGAGTGCCGTAAGCCCTTAACCAGCGCAAACCATTTGGCAGGCCGACGACGCTCGCGCCTCTCATCGAAGCCACAAGTTCGCCGGGCCACGTCAGGCCAAGCGGCTGAAGCCAGGCCGTAGTTTGAGTGGCCGATTCGGCGATGGCAATGGCCGATTGAAGGATCAGACCAGCCGTGAGCGCATAAGCCACAACTCGCCAATCCATCAACTTCATGGTTTGCGAGACGGCCTGGGCGGCGAAGCCCAACCATATTAGGTGGAGCGCAAAGCCCAGTGAGAGTGTGGGCGCTACTGAGTCGGGGATGCTGAGGAAGGCGAAAATGATGAGGGCGAAAAAAGGAAGAGAGAAAGGGAGAAAGGGAGAAA
This portion of the Chloroflexota bacterium genome encodes:
- a CDS encoding glycosyltransferase family 39 protein, whose product is MFLVVAFALRAWQLTAVPPGLTHDEAAHGHDAAHILKGVAPIYFTVGYGREPLFDYVNAGLVIGLGAAPFTLRFAAICWGTLALASTYRAARLAFDRRTALLALALMAVSFWPLTTSRQALRSAMLPGEMALAVSLFLQLQKITTERAENAEKKKWLLVIGLGLVLAASLYTYIPARALWLIFPLTAFLAARKGMNREGAKKDYLLSLLLDVLRFIKHAIRNTQYVLLSLFLALALASPLFIYLFQHPEAEQRIAMLSEPLTALQNGDPSRFFANARETLLAFFLPGHGDHFLAYTIPGKPLFDPVTFLLFLAGLLIIIFSILRHPITLSPRHLITPSPSLLVSVLLLLWLGLGLAPAFVTGPEALTTRIIGTQPILYILPALALSRLTELIGGQHIVHRPSSVVIVSLFIVSLLISTVRDYFFIWSQSPDVRAAYQSTLIAALKTVDGPTVLSTVYPSAPHDPYIAELITSHETRWVDARLALLIPANSDFKLIVPASTPPHPEFARLVQPLQTIPLRPNDLDPFFTFYRLNILPSPEICCFISGEGGRRGEVNFGDAIQLLDSHWSADSYHPGDMAEMTTVWRVTDPARLGPMHPPTFKTDLNLFTHTLNSDGTILLQRDSLEAPSWDWKTGDIILQIHQLAIPGNAPPGEYVDQEAVNAALAHVYAPWLRDAAELFQQRVKDAPLPGRESRRLDDVPPGWRDDEVLETTVHARLVIEGERPLYFIQAEGHEPLYHYISALWVWLAGDSLFSVRLVSVFFGLLTVVATYRLSRQLFGGRFALFVALLLAVSFWALMYSRVKIRHIGELPFALLAFSFLFTSVRRPSPSALQLSASALAGFFLALALYTYLAATSLFIIVFGFGICLALTRQHWRPVAIAFAISAALYLPLASAIAGRAERVSVVGGPLTALRAGDPQPFFQNVLATAAMFGNTGDPEALYNIPGRPVFNLIGFYFFVGGLIICLWRWRDPRYAFLLIWLAGGLAPAFASTPPASLGHSITILPAVYILAALPVIEFSSPNRLRLALPLLLFLGVAGRDLPDYFWRWPRLPEVRYLYKAELHEAARQFRDALPATYVLSGPLSIWDRRAFALEGVAFDSPPRWVNSEWAIVFPSGAESAYYLFPLAVWQKDTPPQNPASIQFANDLTLEGWDGQGAVVVAHWRVGPTFELAEPSIGSSVASPQFPVFAFAHLLNADGSFAAGAYRFDADAFSLQPGDRYLQRHVFEVAPGVYTLEIGLYNPITDERILTVDGRNTVLLGTLTIP
- a CDS encoding glycosyltransferase family 39 protein, translated to MPRSLKSFYPLSLYLLAIVLRFIVLTHFAANDPYFYDLQVGDDNLVYEQQAQGLLAGTWPSTAFYFQPAYPFYLAGLHLLVGPSLYNVRAAQAVAGALGVLLCFWLTRKLFGQRAAWIAGALYAVYPVFIFYDLSILTASPTVLLCMACLVAFHKLAETKGWLWVVVGGLLIGLSAGMHPLMLLVAPVGALWLVWKDWRRSLPLAIGLTVVSAIAIAPYSLWNYHFNRSFSLISTSGPVNFFVGNSRTAAGIGESNLSWLAFRADLRLGRTDYIPAALEDIRGDPGRWAQLLGRKFALAWANAEVANNVSFYEAQTYSPLLAAIPVGFSLVGGLALAGLWFQRRSAASWMLFATALMLALGMCLGAVLSRLRVPMVPPLIVLAGAALSTLLSEWRQYKKIAPPLLVAALIMWGLDTLTGLLPRPPLARALPPGYHAIGDVGAATVYVPDSLPTLQPGVPYWVPVYWQANGSFDRNYKTLVQVIDGNGQKWTQGDNIAGQTGFPYYQTSRWKPGDIIIDRFLIIPPDDLPTPFSAQIWLGLYDPDTGERLPVSSPDGVLKTQLIAATTAEPLAVPAEAQPVNAKVGPATLVAYQTQLNTLTLTLYWQSGGPMTEDGVIFVHVFDASGQFVFGADSRPRGGLYSTQVWQAGEGIVDEHALGLPADLQPGQYTIKVGMYDSASLNRLAAQTANGEMAVDGVLTLGTFVVQK
- a CDS encoding ABC transporter ATP-binding protein; its protein translation is MNDSLAIKTESLGRVYKIRGAKKEEPKKRVALADVNLEVRSGEFFGLLGPNGAGKTTLIKILTTLLAPSSGRALVAGHDVAKQPHEVRPRINMVSGGESSGYGLLTVRENLWMFGQFYGLDNKTSLQRIDKMLEIVGLKDRANTKSSDLSTGLRQKMNIVRGFITNPEVIFLDEPTLGLDVSASREVRNFVRKWVAEQPNRTMLLTTHYMAEADELCDRVAIINAGKVLACDSPSNLKKRLQRDAIFHLDVSPLRNGALGAFKSLPGVRNVVHNALDGKSELQLMLEADDALSNVIGALTSHGAHILNLVKREPTLEDVFVDLVGLSMAEAEKVTG
- a CDS encoding ABC transporter permease; the protein is MTTLPLTSPKPDRGWRLFLRTIIARSYPRIIGQQREKAWIFFETFLPFVATAGYVYVYRAIQAPEDYIGFAVVGGAMTAFWLNVMWSMSAQMYWEKETGNLALYIMAPNSLMAILLGMAMGGLFATTLRAAVILVLGTWFFHVPFAVSNFLQLFAVFVLTMTALYGLGMLFASLFLLFGRDAWQMTNMLQEPVYLFSGFYFPVKSFGFAVALTASILPLTLGIDAMRQLIFASGPTLGFLSVPIEIGALVVLAIAFIVAARYWLNRMERLAVQEGTLTDRRR
- a CDS encoding ABC transporter permease, which produces MLKTFSRSFIPAAWLGWQIESNWTDPFVFFVFSILKPVASVMILVFMYNIVSPAGNDAPIYAYIYLGNAFYIYVGAVMAGASYSVLDDRERYRTLKYIYVAPINIPVYLLGRAVARFITGSIAVIITIAAGVIFFKVPINFAIVDWPVFLAALALGVACLTFMGITLGAWTMTVRTEPWFLGEAIAAALYLFSGAIFPITILPTFLQPIGFAMPMTYWLELLRRALLGSGAAAFPTLAGFSNLQLFGALGGLTLVFSLVSTFAYRYFDQVARDNGMIDAQSNF